Below is a window of Camelina sativa cultivar DH55 chromosome 11, Cs, whole genome shotgun sequence DNA.
TGCAAAttctggtaaaaaaaaaaacacaaacctttACAAAAATTACAACGATTTTAGATGtatcaatatatatactcaCCGACTGTAATGAATAAATGTGTTGCTGTATATTTATCTTACGAACATTACCACAACTAATCCTAATAAGTCAAAAGTTACAAGGCTTACAGCTAGTTTCTACCCATTTGTAACAACGTTACAGCTAGTTTTCCCTAAATGCAAACATatcacaagaaaagaaaattagtgAATACTAAAATAATAACCCCGATAAAGAAATCGCATACAAATTGGGGAATATGTCCAAATACTGCAAATAATACACAAAATAGCTTACTTAAATTAAATGGTTTGGGACCATAATTTACAAAACCTTTGATTCAACGAATGATAGATTTaaaacttttacttttactaCTACTAagttaaaatgaaaacaaaaatgaggAACAAATTGGAAGCTAAGTTTGTAGTAcctttaaagcaaaaaaagaaacttttataaaaacaaaagaagaagaaactaaaaagcaaaataaataatgaaaaagcATAGGATAAATATGTTGTAACATGTCCGAGATCCGGATTGTGTTTTTAGGTACACACCATTCTTGTCTCCTCCCAAagcttcatctctctctttatccCTACTACTATACTtattaaaaaagataaaaaaaaaaaaaagaaaattacgcCTCGTTCTTctccctctgtctctctctctcttctctcttctgagCTTTTTTTGGCTCTAGCTTTCTTCCTCCCATGGCAACTATCTCTCAAGTCATTATCTAACttttttgttacttgttttttctaatcACTAGCTACTTCTTTATTATGGATATTGGTGTTCATATTCTTGGGTCGGTTACTAGTAACGAAACACCGGGTCAGAAACAAGAACTCAGAGTAGGTACTAAACAAGACAGATCCGGATTCAACGGTGATGATTACTTGCAACAACGAAGCTTGAAGCTAGCTCGAACTACAACTactagagaggaagaagaaaaagaagaagataacttgtcttcttcttcttcttttgctgcTTCTTACTGCAAAACGATGCCGTTTCACCAAGGCATTCCTCTGTTGAGATCTGCTTCTCCTCTTTCCTCCTCTGATTCTCGCCGGCAAGAACATATGCTTAGCTTCTCAGACAAACCAGAAGCTCTTGATTTCACtaaatatgtcggtttggataaTGGTAACAAGAGCTCTCTCTCCCCGTTTCTTCACCAGATTCCTCCACCTTCCTACTTTAGAAACTCAGGTCTGATAATAATGTCTTTTTATTTGGTGGTCGAATgggtttttttataattttattttgttttcttgaaaaaaaacacatttttgtaTTGTGGAATGTAGGAGGAGGATATGGTTCTGGTGgtatgatgatgaacatgagCATGCAAGGGAACTTCACAAGTGTTAAAGGTCCTTTTACATTGACTCAATGGGCTGAGTTAGAGCAACNNNNNNNNNNNNNNNNNNNNNNNNNNNNNNNNNNNNNNNNNNNNNNNNNNNNNNNNNNNNNNNNNNNNNNNNNNNNNNNNNNNNNNNNNNNNNNNNNNNNNNNNNNNNNNNNNNNNNNNNNNNNNNNNNNNNNNNNNNNNNNNNNNNNNNNNNNNNNNNNNNNNNNNNNNNNNNNNNNNNNNNNNNNNNNNNNNNNNNNNNNNNNNNNNNNNNNNNNNNNNNNNNNNNNNNNNNNNNNNNNNNNNNNNNNNNNNNNNNNNNNNNNNNNNNNNNNNNNNNNNNNNNNNNNNNNNNNNNNNNNNNNNNNNNNNNNNNNNNNNNNNNNNNNNNNNNNNNNNNNNNNNNNNNNNNNNNNNNNNNNNNNNNNNNNNNNNNNNNNNNNNNNNNNNNNNNNNNNNNNNNNNNNNNNNNNNNNNNNNNNNNNNNNNNNNNNNNNNNNNNNNNNNNNNNNNNNNNNNNNNNNNNNNNNNNNNNNNNNNNNNNNNNNNNNNNNNNNNNNNNNNNNNNNNNNNNNNNNNNNNNNNNNNNNNNNNNNNNNNNNNNNNNNNNNNNNNNNNNNNNNNNNNNNNNNNNNNNNNNNNNNNNNNNNNNNNNNNNNNNNNNNNNNNNNNNNNNNNNNNNNNNNNNNNNNNNNNNNNNNNNNNNNNNNNNNNNNNNNNNNNNNNNNNNNNNNNNNNNNNNNNNNNNNNNNNNNNNNNNNNNNNNNNNNNNNNNNNNNNNNNNNNNNNNNNNNNNNNNNNNNNNNNNNNNNNNNNNNNNNNNNNNNNNNNNNNNNNNNNNNNNNNNNNNNNNNNNNNNNNNNNNNNNNNNNNNNNNNNNNNNNNNNNNNNNNNNNNNNNNNNNNNNNNNNNNNNNNNNNNNNNNNNNNNNNNNNNNNNNNNNNNNNNNNNNNNNNNNNNNNNNNNNNNNNNNNNNNNNNNNNNNNNNNNNNNNNNNNNNNNNNNNNNNNNNNNNNNNNNNNNNNNNNNNNNNNNNNNNNNNNNNNNNNNNNNNNNNNNNNNNNNNNNNNNNNNNNNNNNNNNNNNNNNNNNNNNNNNNNNNNNNNNNNNNNNNNNNNNNNNNNNNNNNNNNNNNNNNNNNNNNNNNNNNNNNNNNNNNNNNNNNNNNNNNNNNNNNNNNNNNNNNNNNNNNNNNNNNNNNNNNNNNNNNNNNNNNNNNNNNNNNNNNNNNNNNNNNNNNNNNNNNNNNNNNNNNNNNNNNNNNNNNNNNNNNNNNNNNNNNNNNNNNNNNNNNNNNNNNNNNNNNNNNNNNNNNNNNNNNNNNNNNNNNNNNNNNNNNNNNNNNNNNNNNNNNNNNNNNNNNNNNNNNNNNNNNNNNNNNNNNNNNNNNNNNNNNNNNNNNNNNNNNNNNNNNNNNNNNNNNNNNNNNNNNNNNNNNNNNNNNNNNNNNNNNNNNNNNNNNNNNNNNNNNNNNNNNNNNNNNNNNNNNNNNNNNNNNNNNNNNNNNNNNNNNNNNNNNNNNNNNNNNNNNNNNNNNNNNNNNNNNNNNNNNNNNNNNNNNNNNNNNNNNNNNNNNNNNNNNNNNNNNNNNNNNNNNNNNNNNNNNNNNNNNNNNNNNNNNNNNNNNNNNNNNNNNNNNNNNNNNNNNNNNNNNNNNNNNNNNNNNNNNNNNNNNNNNNNNNNNNNNNNNNNNNNNNNNNNNNNNNNNNNNNNNNNNNNNNNNNNNNNNNNNNNNNNNNNNNNNNNNNNNNNNNNNNNNNNNNNNNNNNNNNNNNNNNNNNNNNNNNNNNNNNNNNNNNNNNNNNNNNNNNNNNNNNNNNNNNNNNNNNNNNNNNNNNNNNNNNNNNNNNNNNNNNNNNNNNNNNNNNNNNNNNNNNNNNNNNNNNNNNNNNNNNNNNNNNNNNNNNNNNNNNNNNNNNNNNNNNNNNNNNNNNNNNNNNNNNNNNNNNNNNNNNNNNNNNNNNNNNNNNNNNNNNNNNNNNNNNNNNNNNNNNNNNNNNNNNNNNNNNNNNNNNNNNNNNNNNNNNNNNNNNNNNNNNNNNNNNNNNNNNNNNNNNNNNNNNNNNNNNNNNNNNNNNNNNNNNNNNNNNNNNNNNNNNNNNNNNNNNNNNNNNNNNNNNNNNNNNNNNNNNNNNNNNNNNNNNNNNNNNNNNNNTCCTAGTTCTTGTaagctccttttctttttaaaccaaATCATTGATCAAGTCTTTTGTGGTGTGTGGTTGCATAATCCAAGAATCAGATTTTAGCCAAGTCTTTGATGTCATTTTTGGTGCTAACTTCTTCATAACATTGTTCTTGAGGGTTTTCAAGATTTGTGCTTTTAGTGATTTGTTGTCAATGAGTGTGTTCTTTTAATGCCATATCTGTTGAAAAGTCTTTGCAACATTGATTGCAATGGGTTTAACGAGAGTGTTTATCTATGGGTTTGTTTGCAGTCGGATGGGGAACTTTCCATCTAGGTTTCGCAGGAGGGAACATGGATCCTGAGCCAGGGAGATGCCGTAGAACAGATGGGAAGAAATGGCGGTGCTCAAGAGACGCTGTTCCTGATCAGAAATACTGTGAAAGACACATCAACAGAGGCCGTCATCGTTCAAGAAAGCCTGTGGAAGTCCAATCTGGCCAAACCGCCACTGCCACTGCTGCGTCCAAAGCGGTTACAACAACACCGCAACAACAGCCTGTGGTCACTGGTAATAGTAACAGGCGTGCATCAAATAGTAACTGCAGCCTCGTCATTGGAGGTGGTCAATATATCAATGAGTCTCTACCTAACAACAACAGGTGAGAAAAACATATCTTTTGATACgtattgcatattaattcttcATGATCatatctctctcactcactgATTCTTGCAAAACAGAGTTCGAAATCCGCATATATATCCTTCCACCGTCAACTTACAACCCAAGGAATCTCCTGTTATTCATCAGAAACAcagaaacaataacaacaacaacaacaataacccTTTTGAGTTTGGACACATATCCTCTGATTCGCTACTCAACCCTAATGCGGATACCGCAAAGACCTATGGATCATCGTACTTGGATTTCAGCAGCAACCAAGACAAGTATTCAGGGAATCACAATCACAACTCTTGGCCTCAAGAGCTGAAATCAGATTGGACACAGCTTTCAATGTCAATTCCAATAGCATCATCATCGTCTCCTTCCTcttcacacaacaacaacaacaacaatgctcAAGACAAAACCACACTCTCGCCTCTCAGGCTATCCCGCGAGATTGATCTTTCGATCCAAACCGAGGAAACAACGATGGAGCCAGCTGCCAAAAAGGTGAATACTTGGATACCAATCTCGTGGGGAAA
It encodes the following:
- the LOC104727514 gene encoding growth-regulating factor 2-like, whose protein sequence is MDIGVHILGSVTSNETPGQKQELRVGTKQDRSGFNGDDYLQQRSLKLARTTTTREEEEKEEDNLSSSSSFAASYCKTMPFHQGIPLLRSASPLSSSDSRRQEHMLSFSDKPEALDFTKYVGLDNGNKSSLSPFLHQIPPPSYFRNSGGGYGSGGMMMNMSMQGNFTSVKGPFTLTQWAELDDLLSMIGWGTFHLGFAGGNMDPEPGRCRRTDGKKWRCSRDAVPDQKYCERHINRGRHRSRKPVEVQSGQTATATAASKAVTTTPQQQPVVTGNSNRRASNSNCSLVIGGGQYINESLPNNNRVRNPHIYPSTVNLQPKESPVIHQKHRNNNNNNNNNPFEFGHISSDSLLNPNADTAKTYGSSYLDFSSNQDKYSGNHNHNSWPQELKSDWTQLSMSIPIASSSSPSSSHNNNNNNAQDKTTLSPLRLSREIDLSIQTEETTMEPAAKKHNE